In the genome of Christensenella timonensis, one region contains:
- a CDS encoding MerR family transcriptional regulator, with the protein MFTIGEFSALCLVTTKTLRHYDRIGLLTPAHTSGETGYRYYEASQFRDMFFILKCKDYGFTLEETAELLHADANMVAARFAVKYEEQKKDIVHRQSTLAKMREDMDLLKKGIDIMNKGTQEVKLIETKPFELVSERDVIAIRDFDKLYAKAMKKLQDNGLTCSGGVIAMYHGNEFDPEHTDAEVGAIISQKSGISRTIPGGLCAMAAHLGAYAALGETYGALVKWIEDNGYRVVGEPYEKYLNNPHEVPEDDLITEIYFPVAK; encoded by the coding sequence ATGTTTACGATAGGAGAATTTTCAGCGCTGTGCCTGGTCACGACCAAGACGCTGCGCCACTACGACAGGATCGGGCTTTTGACGCCTGCGCATACGAGCGGCGAGACGGGGTACCGTTATTACGAAGCATCGCAGTTCCGTGATATGTTCTTTATTTTGAAGTGCAAGGATTACGGGTTCACACTGGAGGAAACTGCAGAGCTGCTGCATGCGGACGCAAACATGGTGGCGGCGCGGTTCGCTGTGAAGTACGAGGAACAGAAAAAGGATATCGTACATCGGCAAAGCACCCTCGCAAAAATGCGGGAGGACATGGATCTGCTAAAGAAAGGAATCGATATCATGAATAAGGGAACGCAGGAAGTAAAATTGATAGAGACAAAGCCGTTTGAGCTGGTAAGCGAGCGCGACGTGATCGCCATCAGGGATTTTGACAAACTGTATGCTAAAGCGATGAAAAAGCTACAGGACAACGGGCTTACATGCAGCGGCGGGGTCATAGCGATGTATCATGGCAACGAGTTTGACCCGGAGCATACGGACGCGGAGGTGGGCGCGATCATTTCGCAGAAAAGCGGTATATCGCGGACGATCCCCGGCGGGCTGTGCGCAATGGCGGCACATTTGGGGGCTTATGCGGCCCTCGGCGAGACGTACGGCGCGCTCGTCAAATGGATCGAGGACAACGGTTACCGCGTGGTCGGAGAGCCGTATGAAAAGTATCTCAACAATCCGCACGAAGTGCCGGAGGACGACCTGATCACGGAGATATACTTCCCGGTCGCAAAATAA
- the prfB gene encoding peptide chain release factor 2, with translation MIVTDEQKQRIQTAEQMLGEATESLDLPALREELAELTAKMEAPDFWNDVETANKITRQEKPLKAKITLCEKLHSALEDLKVLVEMVDEEQDEELLSELNIELSEFEKDVTDFHLQTLLSGTYDANNAIISLHAGAGGTEAQDWTQMLMRMYTRWAERHGYDVRILDSLDGDDAGIKSVTMLISGDNAYGYLRNEKGVHRLVRISPFDSNARRHTSFASLDVTPEIDDADNDIEVNPDDIRVDTYRSSGAGGQHVNKTSSAIRITHFPTGIVVQCQNERSQLQNRETAMRMLKSKLAEKREEERMAHLAEIKGDQKKIEWGSQIRSYVFCPYTMVKDHRTNVETGNINAVMDGDIDEFIKACLIQGF, from the coding sequence ATGATAGTAACGGACGAACAAAAACAAAGGATACAGACCGCGGAGCAGATGCTCGGCGAAGCCACGGAATCCCTCGACCTGCCTGCCCTGCGCGAAGAGCTTGCGGAGCTCACTGCGAAAATGGAGGCACCGGATTTCTGGAACGATGTGGAAACCGCAAATAAAATCACCCGGCAGGAAAAGCCGCTGAAAGCCAAGATCACGCTGTGTGAAAAGCTCCACTCCGCCCTGGAAGACTTAAAAGTCCTCGTGGAGATGGTGGACGAAGAACAGGATGAAGAACTTCTTTCCGAGCTCAATATCGAGCTTAGCGAATTTGAAAAAGATGTGACCGATTTTCATCTGCAGACGCTCCTTTCAGGTACATACGACGCAAACAACGCGATTATCTCGCTGCATGCGGGCGCGGGCGGCACCGAGGCGCAGGACTGGACGCAAATGCTCATGCGTATGTATACGCGCTGGGCAGAGCGCCACGGCTATGATGTCAGGATACTGGATTCCCTCGACGGGGACGATGCGGGCATCAAAAGCGTGACCATGCTGATTTCCGGTGACAATGCTTATGGCTATCTGCGGAATGAAAAAGGCGTGCACCGGCTGGTGCGTATTTCCCCGTTCGATTCCAATGCGCGGCGGCATACGTCTTTTGCCTCGCTTGATGTAACCCCTGAAATCGACGATGCGGACAACGATATCGAAGTGAATCCGGACGATATCCGTGTGGATACTTACCGGTCTTCGGGAGCAGGCGGGCAGCACGTCAACAAAACGTCTTCCGCGATCCGTATCACGCACTTTCCGACGGGTATCGTCGTGCAATGCCAGAACGAACGTTCGCAGCTCCAAAACCGCGAGACCGCGATGCGCATGTTAAAATCCAAGTTGGCTGAAAAACGCGAGGAAGAACGCATGGCACATTTGGCGGAGATCAAAGGCGACCAAAAAAAGATCGAGTGGGGCAGCCAGATCCGCTCCTATGTCTTCTGTCCGTATACGATGGTCAAGGATCACCGTACAAACGTAGAGACGGGCAACATCAACGCAGTGATGGATGGCGACATCGACGAATTCATCAAGGCCTGCCTGATCCAGGGTTTTTAA
- a CDS encoding DUF2776 family protein: MNLKISVLFRAIPLLMGAICLGFGLYVKGMAIGDGYLIAGNVLMSLTAICIALFSTAATIIRQIIKRFTKADRIFYPILGYAAGIITFICGVMLFTSGDTSADIVSGNVVSGVGLIACCVATVAISSGKFSKITANSSNLTYGQPVTDGYSRGTYAVYYSIPIICTVIALIRGILLLADGSTPSLVAGHVMIGLGLICTCLIALVATILRQIQNTFGQQERWKWSIFVAVLGTVCLVWGILLMIPYSAAMVAPGFVLIGLGMICYSISSKVLLLASVWRRNAPLAKRIPMIPVMTALSCLFLAAFLFEASYANPNFFVPAHIMVGLGAVCFTLFAIVSILESGTSKS, encoded by the coding sequence ATGAATCTAAAAATCAGCGTTCTTTTTCGTGCCATTCCGCTTCTGATGGGCGCCATATGCCTCGGATTCGGACTCTATGTAAAAGGGATGGCCATCGGCGACGGCTATCTGATCGCCGGCAATGTGCTTATGTCGCTCACCGCGATCTGTATCGCCCTGTTTTCGACAGCCGCGACGATCATCCGCCAGATCATCAAACGTTTCACCAAAGCGGACAGGATATTTTATCCCATCCTGGGCTATGCCGCCGGCATCATCACTTTTATTTGCGGCGTCATGCTCTTTACGTCGGGCGATACATCGGCGGACATCGTATCAGGCAACGTCGTATCCGGTGTAGGGCTCATTGCGTGCTGTGTGGCGACGGTAGCGATCTCGTCCGGCAAATTCAGCAAAATTACCGCAAACTCATCCAACCTCACCTACGGCCAGCCGGTAACGGATGGATATTCCAGAGGAACTTATGCCGTCTACTACAGCATCCCCATTATCTGTACCGTTATTGCCCTGATCCGCGGTATCCTGTTGCTCGCAGACGGCAGCACGCCCTCCCTCGTCGCCGGGCATGTCATGATCGGCCTGGGCCTTATCTGCACCTGCCTGATCGCCCTCGTGGCTACGATCCTGCGGCAGATACAGAATACCTTTGGCCAGCAAGAGCGCTGGAAATGGAGCATTTTTGTTGCCGTCCTTGGCACGGTATGCCTTGTATGGGGCATCCTGCTCATGATCCCGTACAGCGCGGCTATGGTAGCGCCGGGCTTCGTGCTCATCGGGCTTGGCATGATCTGCTACAGTATCTCAAGCAAGGTGCTCCTGCTCGCTTCCGTATGGAGGCGCAATGCACCGCTTGCAAAGCGTATCCCCATGATCCCGGTAATGACTGCGCTGTCCTGCCTATTTTTGGCGGCGTTCCTCTTTGAGGCTTCGTACGCAAACCCCAACTTCTTCGTGCCCGCACATATTATGGTCGGCCTTGGCGCCGTATGTTTCACCCTTTTCGCCATCGTTTCGATCCTCGAATCGGGCACTTCAAAGTCGTGA
- a CDS encoding FUSC family protein has product MLTEKKKKIWSLIGKNTASFAFCMGCIYLFLFLFGPQNTLPSVAVVVGLMTFPLIDVKTNHLQFSLAIFLLFPIIGLVSVLSLLNVWLGILCNFGIVLLILLLTTEPQDLKPYVTFLLCYIFSQGSPVSNIDAFFSRMVCLTAGGLAVAAVTYFTWRHKQKDSVQHSLREQIRISGRHKSFILRMALGLTIAGIIGFALHLKKPMWISIVVFSLTQIDSKESRQRIKYRVIATIIGIFLFLLFCQYLIPQEYIFFFIIFLGYLSTWVKEYKYTQIINTINAINANLVLFDSTTAIGNRFLLLGIGIAIVLAMYCLDHIARHLTGKRHVHPTMQSN; this is encoded by the coding sequence TTGCTAACGGAAAAAAAGAAAAAAATTTGGAGCTTGATCGGCAAGAATACAGCCTCCTTTGCTTTTTGCATGGGCTGTATTTATTTATTCCTTTTTCTGTTTGGCCCCCAAAACACTTTGCCCTCTGTAGCTGTCGTCGTCGGCCTGATGACTTTCCCGCTTATAGACGTAAAAACCAACCACCTGCAATTTTCGTTGGCTATTTTTCTCCTGTTCCCCATCATCGGCCTCGTCTCCGTACTCTCCCTTTTAAATGTCTGGCTGGGTATCCTGTGCAATTTCGGCATCGTGCTGCTCATCCTTTTGCTCACGACTGAGCCGCAGGACCTAAAGCCATATGTTACGTTTTTGTTGTGCTATATTTTTTCACAAGGAAGTCCCGTGTCAAATATAGATGCTTTTTTTTCACGTATGGTTTGTCTCACAGCCGGCGGGCTGGCGGTTGCAGCCGTAACCTATTTTACATGGCGGCATAAACAAAAAGACAGCGTGCAACATAGCCTGCGCGAGCAAATCCGCATTTCCGGCAGGCATAAAAGTTTTATCCTGCGCATGGCGCTCGGTCTTACGATAGCCGGGATCATCGGCTTCGCGTTGCACTTGAAAAAACCAATGTGGATCAGTATCGTCGTCTTTTCCCTGACACAAATCGATAGCAAGGAATCGCGCCAGCGTATCAAATATCGCGTGATCGCTACGATCATCGGCATCTTCCTGTTCCTCCTGTTCTGCCAGTACCTGATCCCACAAGAATATATCTTTTTCTTCATTATTTTTCTCGGTTATCTGAGCACGTGGGTCAAGGAGTATAAGTATACGCAAATCATCAATACAATCAATGCAATTAACGCCAACCTTGTGTTATTTGATTCCACCACCGCTATCGGAAACCGTTTTCTCCTTCTTGGTATCGGTATTGCCATCGTCCTTGCCATGTATTGCTTAGACCATATCGCCAGGCATTTGACCGGGAAGCGGCACGTGCATCCAACGATGCAATCGAACTAA